The genomic DNA GTGTGCCATGCAGAGATGAATGCCATTATGAACAAGAACAGTGCTGATGTGAAAGGCTGCACCATGTATGTAGCTTTGTTTCCCTGCAACGACTGTGCCAAGCTCATCATCCAGTCCGGTGGgtgtttgacacacacacacacacacacacacacacacacacacactctctcacactcacggTACCCAACCATACTGCTAATTTTGTAACGTTCCGTGTCTAAAAAGAGGAACTTTTCTTGTCATTTGTGAGGGCATGTGGACATTCAGGCTGTCACTTATTTTCCAAAATCATGAGTTTGGATAattgtaaagagagagagagagagagagagatatttacGAACACACTTATTTTTAGAGTCTATGGAACGCACTAATTTCTGGCAAAAGAATGTCATGATTCATGAGAGACAGACTTATAGCGGGTTTTGTATAATTTTACTTTTAGTTTGGATGACTCGCGCAGCCAGCCTCCGCAGTCCCCGTGCTCAGCACTCATGCAGCAGAGAGGAGCACTGGGAGCAAGATGCCTGAATATGAATTACCCCATGGTGATGTTTCACTGTGGCCATCATCAAATGCCAAGTCGGTAGACATTGCCCATACCTATTCTGAGGCCTTTGGCGACTTTGAATCATACGGAAACAGTGTGAATTTATACACAgggttttttcctgcatagagaaatAGGAGTCGGCTGCATCCATCAATTTGGTGCTGCCTCCAGCTCTCAACAAAACTCTGACTGGTATGTTCATGGAAAACATTATTTTCTAACCAGCATTGCAATTTGATTTTTAGGATGTATTTCGTGGCAGTAGCTCAGGGAGTTAggttgggaactggagggttgctggttcaagtccccatacggaccaaagtgtggtggtggactggttgctggagaggtgccagttctcacctcctgggcactgccatggtgctcttgagcaaggcaccgaacccccaactgctcggggcgcctttccatgggcagctccctcactctgacatctctccattaatgcatgtataggtactgagcatgtgtgtgtaattcaggcctgtgtgtaatgggtataataacagagtgaaaaacattgtaattgtgagatagagagagagagagatatatatatatatatatatatacatatatacaccgTTCCCCACGATACTAAGCtactatttacatattcatatatcatcatgttttaatgtcatgtggaaggcacagtgaatccagatgcagttttttttacgaATAGACTGATTTatttttgctaataatatgttggaatcATGTTAATGTGCTCTATATCTtcagacatactgtattttaattttgGGAGGAAAAAAACGTATGCTTGATTTTCCTATCCTTGGAGCCTTTTTGGAGCAAAAAGTGTAAAGATTGGCCCGAGAGTAGTCAAGGGTATTATTAGGACTCATACTCTGGTGAGCTACGGTACTAGGTAGTCGAAAACAGCACTGAAATCAActcttcctttttcattttgttctcTCTCTTACTGCTTTCAACTGTCATGCACATCTCTGCTAAGACTAATAATGGTCTTTATTTTGCACTCCTGCCTTCTACGTCTCTTCATAAtggctccctccctccctctgtccagGTATTAAGGAAGTGGTCTATCTTTCTGATAAGTACCATGACACGCCGGAAATGGTTGCTTCCAGAAGGCTGCTCAGTATGGCAGGCATACAAAACAGGTGAGTTAAATGTTTGCTCTGGCACACAAGAACAAATGCAAGTGTTTTTAGGGGTCCACagcccgagtctgcaagaaccgGCGCTAGTAAGAGCTACgccgttcgcacagcagggctgtggaaccctattgtttttgtaaggattattcattattcttctccgcctaaaactcagactacagcctaaaccgtgcatggtggggggttgccattttcaggactggtccaaaactccgcaaggacctcaggcaACAActgacccacttccaccactaggtggcgctatagcagaaaaaccgcgtttggccctataactcccacaccgtacaccgGACATTTAAAAACCATGTATCCACGCGTttcctggatccaactgaatcacgtgatataggccacgcccatttccgcgtAGACTGAGTGGAAAACAGCGATTAATCacaaacctactttttcgatctcctcctagaccgtgcgaccgatctgcacgaaacttggaacttagcatctccagaccgacctgacaaaaagttaataaaaagaatttttataggataaaaattgcgcatattacgCATGAACAAATGTGTGTAGCTAACTGTGAAAACGCCAACTTTGCCaactcggccaaaataaatgctatcaacaccAAACACCATCAACACCAAAAATTCTTGTTTGacatgaccctctggaggtcccacacgcgttttacaaaaattggtcactagggggcgctacaagtacaaaaagtttatatctcatgaacggcttacccgatttttacaaaaattccactaggtggcgctataatggtTTTTTGccttaactcccacattacacatcgcatgttagaaaaccatacatccacgtgttccttgaatcaagctgaatcacatgatataggcctgctctgtaccaaatttagcaaagatcggcctttagggggcgctataagcaacgtttatttgttttggccaataagtcaatgcatttaaatgggaaatttgcaattgcaatatctctgccacaataACTGCAATCGACACAAAACTGGTGCTcgttcggcatgccgctctgaggctctgtaccaaatttggcgaagatcggccattagggggcgctataatcaatgtagacgagttttggcccttttactcaatctatgttaatggcatatttgcaatggaaatgtaccacagaccttgcagctcacacttctcaatatttactgatgtttccCTCCTACcgttacgttttggtttttgcttttgtgtgctcccctggttttttacaataaacaaacttcttaacccacttgacaaagtttctacaaccttcacagtggacaaatgcaactcttttctctcactttatcaatccaaaatcaacaccactcataggcgccgatgaaaatactgagcacccacgtgtgccagactgccagtaggctacattcatttacaattaaacattgatggttggtgctaagtggagagtctgtcatagtgtgattggttatgtcggtggcattgattcttaatttcccacgaagctgatcgcggtaacGTGTCAgttgaacttttcatctccaatcctatccgtATATCgttgttaaaggtagtctgtatatgcatggaggtgaactgttgCTACGTTTGCAATGGCAACGTACCACAgacattagggggcgctataatcaacggaAGACGAGTTTTGGCTGAAATGCAAAGaatttttgactactttttttctttctttttttttttttaaagggtgtGCGCCTGTGAGCACCCccagaggaaaacataaattggCGCCTATGACAcaacaacttgaccacctcccctgctccttcaaccaccacacctgcctcccccctcTCGGTCACTCGGAAAGAAACATTTCACCCTGTTACCTTtttgtgtagtctatatccgcgacgttccacttccgggattggtccATTGCctccggaaattccgccggatgtccttcattCCGCCGGATGTTACCTTCTGCTTccttttgtgttggaattttaaactctggtggattttgtgaggactatggttaactgctcctctgagttgatttaccctgagatgagaaactctgagtttttggttccagaacagctgatttgagttggttcaatcaactcggagtaggttcactcagagctAAGCgcatgcaccaccacaataaaaaggcagcatgaatggagcatgatactacgattcaccatggtaacaaccacaaacaaactggttggcggaaatactcatgcgcaaaTACAGCTAGTTTGAACATGTTGCTGTAAAAGAGAGataattggtgtgggagaaaattgctgcttgagtgtattaatttaatatttaatcacaggttacctataatattactggtgaaaactggaatggtattacacctatttcatttaggtgcaatcctgcgggtgAAAAAGTAAGATagctactaatcccattctgagcctgcagcaccatgatcattaacatatcattatataatgtataatcatttaattctttttaatggctctcactggtttgtgtctagggaacactacaaaaacatttaaaaaaacgttacagagcgaggcacacttttctgacggctctgcatacagtggctttaccaATATGCtctgcatcaccaatgttgtaaagaaaactaccgttagcaaaaaaataataatggcacacaaagaatctgctgggatgtaaaagcatgtccacgatggtggatgttagtgatatgaggactaacatccaccatccaCCACTAACATCCCCCCCATCTTTCATCCCAACCAATTAGCATCACATTGCAAATTGTCAAACATCTCTGCTGTGCTGGAATGAGACCAACGACTTACATTTAAGACTTAATACAGGGCTCCAGAGTGCGACCATCTGTAGAGTGCAACTAAACCTCTTCATTGGTCTCGctggtctctgtgtgtatgtgtgtagcgTTGGGTTTAGAGAGGAGACAGAAGCGCTGCCCGACAGAGCTCTACATGAGACCAGAATTGCTTGTTGACCAGCGCCGAGAATTGTGCTACGGGTGGATAATTGCGGCGCTTCGTATCACTTCATGCTCCTGTTTGAACCATTCCCCGGCTCGATCTGCTCCTTTCAGATCGAGCCAACACTGAGTAGGACTGTGGGACGGGCtgtcgttctctctctctctccctctgtctttttaGCCTATGTTCTGTATAGCCTAACCATCATAAAAGATTTTTAAGTAGCcaaatgttaaaatataaatactaaCTGGATATAGTTGACGACATATTTTGGTTCATTAGCCATATTAGAAATATTTcttattaaatatttatttatttcttacttGTAAAGTCTGCTATAGGCCTATATTTTTGACATGGATAAAGCTAATTATCTTAATTTTTTAGTCCACTTCTTAATTCCCTGATTATTAATCATGAAAAGTGTAACATTGGGATATTCCTGTGACAATAATCATGATATCAAAATCTCATATTGGTGACATGCCTAGTGTGTGTCCTGGAAGTCCCAGGACCTTGTTGTGAACCGAGTGTTGCCTTttggtgtatgtgtgggtgtggatGGGGCTTGGGTTTGTGTCTGGGACATGGTGGTGGATGTGTGTTTCAGGAGTTGTTGAAAAGTGTAAATATGACCACTAATAATTTGCCCTGTACTACAAAGCATAATTTGTTGTTTGATTGAAGAACTAAAGCCTTGTACTTGTTGTACTTATAAGATATGAAAGATATTTCATCACCTCCTGCCCTTAAACTGTTCTTACGTTTTATCTTCAAATGCAGGAACCCTGGAGACCGCTGTAAGAcctgacatatacagtatttagacTGATTTAAACTAACTTTTAATATGTTTTCAGCTAAGCCacctacctgtctcttagaccccaccCCAAGTAGACTACTTAAAGAAGCTTTACACTTctttactagatatgatcactAAGTCTTAACCGGTAATGtaccacagtcatttaaagtagctgtaaTAAAACCTATTCTTAAAAAGCCCACACTTGATCCAGGgttcttagccaactataggcCTATATTTAATCTCCCCTTTCtgtccaagatccttgagaaggtagtcgctaatcaattgtgtgactttctacatggcaatagtttatttgaggaatAATATAAAGTGCATCGTAGCACTTAttgcttcagacaaaggacttgtctatGTACTCCTCTTATTAGAACCTGCAGAAGTGCTGCATTCGATACTGTTGACCATCACCTCCtattacagagactggaacattcaATAGGCAGCAAAGGAACCACACTAAGCTTGTTTTAGTCCTATTTATTAGATCGATCTCAGTTTGTTTATGTTAACGATGAATCTTCCATGCACGGTCAAGTTAGTCATGGTGTTCCACAAGGCTCTGTGCTTGGACCAATACTATTCACCTTATATGCTTcatctaggcaatattattaggaaacccTCCATAAACCTTTactgttatgcagatgatacccaattatatcaatcaagccagaagAAACCCATCtgtaaacttcaagcatgcattaaggaCCTGGATGACTTACAATTTCCTCgtgttaaactcagacaaaactgaagttactgTAATTGGCCCCAAACACCTCTGAAGCTCATTATCTACAGATTTAGCTACTCTTGAGGGCGTGGCCCTGGCTCCCAGCACCACCGGAAGAATCTCCAAATGTTCTTtaatcaggatatatcctttaacgcccacatATAACAAACTTCAAGAACAGAATTTTCTTCACCTGCGTAACAATGCCAAAATTGGGCACATTATCATGTCTAAGAACGATGAAGAAAAACTAGTCAAtaacaaaatgacaaacatgCGTTTGTTATTTCGATGCTTGTAATTCCTTTAGTATCCGGTTGCTCAAATaaagttgtgttcagaataatagcagtatgtttaaaaaagtgaataatgctcaaaatcctctgaatagcttttaattccataatatcaatgcattgggaacactgcacattcaattccaaatcaaaacatgacaattgatcatcatcatcatctgattaagtttgtgttatacctttacagaaagtgaagaaaaaggaatattaggctgttcaaaaaaatagcagtatttacatttttctttacaaactcaaacatttactgtataaattgaaaaatgtctcaaggttttgctttactttgaatcactgcactaatatttagttgcataaccattatttctgagaactgcttcacatgtgttgcatggagtcgaccaacttctggcacctgtgaacaggtattccagcccaggacgattgaactacattccacaattcctctgcattactgggttttgcctcagaacagcatttttgatgaagtgttctatgggattgaggtctggggattgggctggccactccataacatcaatcgtTGCtcgtgttttgggtcattgtcttgttgaaagacccatttcaaaggcatttcctctttagcataaggcaacatgacctcttcaagtattttaatgtattgaaactgatccatgatccctggtatgcgataaataggcccaacaccacagtatgagaaacacccccataacatgatttttgcaccaccatgctttactgtcttcacagtgtactgtggcttgaattcagtgcatgggggtcatCGGACAaactgcggcccctagacccaaaaagaacaattttgctctcatcagtccacagaatgttgcgccatttctcctttggccagtcaatgtgtcctttggcaaatttcaacctattcagtacatgtcgtTTTTTTCAGTAATGGGACTTttcgggggcttctagctgatagcttagctccacatagccttcttctgatagtaacagtactcacaggtaactttaagtcttctttgattttcctggagctgattattggttgagcctttgccattttggctattcttcgattcatttgaatggtagttgaccgttttttcccacgtcggtcaggctttggatgccattttaaggcatttgaaatcattttggctgagcagcctatcattttctgcatttctttgttttcctttcaatcaactttttaatcaaagtccgctgttcctcagagcaatgtctggaacgacccattttgctgagtatttgtgtgaaatgcactataaccagcatgcacatttgcttccttccttccttaaatatgggccataattgacacctgtttcttcacagaatcaatcccCTCACTGctgttattttgaacatgcccctttcaattacagattcagaatgagcagcatgcatgtcatgactgttgggtctgttggttttctatggcTCTACAACACTttctagtaaattatttgccatgtagaaatatcacttctaccaaaaaaaattcatttatgaggttagtgatgttggactgctattattttgaacacaactgtaagtcccttaagactctccaatTGATCCAGAATGCTACAGCACgtgttttatatataaataaatattaatataataatataaagatTTGTCCTATATTAGCTTCTATGCACTGTAAAATCCAGAATTAGATTTAAAATCCGTCaactgacctacaaagctcttaaTGGCCAGAcaccatcatatcttaaagagctcatagtaccctATTGCCAATGTAGaacactgcgctcccagaatgcagttaGTTGTGGTACCTAGAGTCTCCCCAACCGGTtgcggcagatggccgcccgcCTAGATGTGgcagtgatatatatatatatatatatatatatatatatatatatatatatatatatatatatatatatatataaaaataaaaaaaaacactccagcaCTCACAGTTTTATTATGTATTGTAGTTTTTGTAACTGTTTTTGCCCACGTGTCTGTAATCTGTAAGTGCCggagttttgtttatttcataatatCCCAGCTGTGCATCAGATAAACTGTTTGATTTGGAGCGGTGTGTGCTGCTACTTTCCATTATACAGTGATCAATGAGTCTATTAatttacacattcacacagcttCCTGCCTTTGGCAGCTGCTTTCAAGCTTGGATTATGTGTTTATCGTCTTTGTATTTGTCAAGTATTTTAGTTTGCTCTTCGCTCTGCTGCTAGTAGACCTTTGGACGATTTGGTCATATGCTGCGAACCCCAGCCCTTTTTATGTGAATGTGCTCATTGCTAGATTGGGAAACCTTGGGTTGACTTGTCGAGTTGATAGCCACCGTCGTGTGACCGGTTAGTAGGGCCGGTTAGTTAGgcttactgtacgtacacaccgccgccgacttgagcttctaaagttaccggaagtcattcattttcaatggaagctggCTTCTCTCAGCCGCAAGGAGTGACAAATCTGTcaatcagaaagttgaaagtaggtcaactTTATGCTAACGAGCTAGGACGCGGTTCAACGGAAAGCAGTGGCAAACGCCAGCAACCAATCGGAATATAGACGTCCTTCGCGCTGGCTGATTCCGGAGAAACGTACGATGTAAACTTTCGTTCCCACTAAAACATTAGTTCCGAGTTTGGAGGAAAATTTCATAATTGCCGTTGCTGGGTTCCCTATCATTCATGATATGACGTTGTTTGCGTATAGGGACCAGgtaacgttacctgccggtcacatggtctctaaacagtcaGCTCGCAGTGAAGTCCTTGCACGGATCAACTGCTGTGGTTCAGCGGCTAAAGagcgagctaactgctaacagacaccGCTGCGACCAACAAACGATACAaattctgtcattatatatatatatatatatatatatatatatatatatatatatatatatatatatatatatatataaatatatatatatatatatatatatatatatatatatatatatatatataaatataaataatttataaaaggtttctagtgtcaatgtattggccgtgcagtggctgcttgtgcTTTTTCTTCAATCGTGTGTTGAACATGATCGAAGAATGCTGCCATGTCAGAGCGGCTAAAACGTCAAAAAGCTTCCTcgtactttttgacaagcgtccttgaccgggcggccagagcttccttgcagctcaagtcggcggcggtgtgtacgtacagttagTGAAGCCAAATAACCCCAAAAGATCCTGGGTATGTTAAACTTGCTTCGCAGTGCAGGGcccaggggcctcatttatGAACATGGCATATGCACAAAAGAAGATGTACGCCGCTCTCTACGCAACAATTGGGATTTATAAAAAGCAAACCTAACGGggaaaatgtgcggtcctccacagACACTCTGACCCAGGCATACGCACAGAAATAGGTGAAATGAGAAACGGCAACACCGACAGCAGATGGATGAATATGAGACCATTgtgtaaaacaaatcaaaatattCCCTTTATTAATGATATGAAGAATTCACAAAGCCATTGTTACAAATTAATATCCTACTCAAACACCTGTTTGATCGATCTGCggtgaaaaacaaaatactatCGTACATTCAAACAAAGATATATTTGCAAAGAAAACTCAAATGTTCTGTAATTATATTGGCATGTTATGGAATTTATTCTCATGAATAATACGATAAACGGGACAAATAGACAATGATGCTGTTTTCGATGCCTCCGTCTTGCGGAGCACGTCGTTTTAATATAGTCATCATATATAGTATCATAGTGTTTTATACAGTTTATTTTTATGGCTTTagatcattttgttttaaatgttggtTTTTATTGTAGGTCTAAAGCATGTTTTaactatagacctttttcacggcagacattttgacttgtcatagtaggaaaagcagagctgagattgataaccttaatgctggctcagttccatcaagtgtcccagtaagctagttcagtgagtcaccatgcacaataccagggcctctcctaagtggaatgcagccatcatgaatggttttgaatacacctgtgctgttcgtactatgacatgtcaacatttctgctgtgaaaaaggtctattgtgAAAGGTGCAATACAACGTTTTACTAATTACACGCTCCTTGCGCAGAACTATTTGTCATTTACAATTAGATTAATCCCGACACCTTGAGCTTTTTAGGTACAATCCAATGAATGTGTAAAGGCACATCATGCGTAATGACGCACAATGGCTGGCTTTGCACTGTTGGAAGATGTGGCAAATGGAGACTGACAGTAAGAAGACTTGGTCTCAGAGCCGGTTCTGACTTCCTAGAGCTGTCCTGTTGGGTGTCTGTGCTGTTTTGGGCCCAGCGTTACAGAGAGGAGCACTCGGAGAAACCCCGCCGTGCCAGGCCCACTTCAAGAGGGGTCAGCTCCGGTGTCCCGTGGcacaaacactttctttgtgtagCATTTTTTTGCATCAACTTTAATATCggaatatttctttttaattttggcCCACGGTTCGACCTTCTGAGGCTTTGGCATTAACTGCGTCTGCAACGTGTTGTCActctacagtttttttttttggcattagtAATGCCCACACTGTGCCCtccaaacatattttcctcttttccacCTCTCTAACAAGAACTACAACTTCACATtgagtgaaagtcctttgttttgttttcctctgtgcGCATGATGTCGGTATGGATGAATATTAATTTGGGGCATTTCACTGACTATTTAAGGGCAATTATGGGCGTGACATGAAGTCGCCAAAGCTGCGCCACATTTTAGAGTcgattgtgatttataaagggaatccGGCATAAGGACGTGCGtgcgcacagttttataaatccgAATATTTCTGTGCATACTCACATCCTATGTTTCGTCCGTAAGTCACTTCTGACGCAAATTCGCCCCACAGTTTTAGAAATGAGGCCCCAggtcacagagagagaagattTCATCGTTATGGTTTTTATTAAACTCACTTTAGCAGGCTGTAAAaccaatgctttttttttgtctttttcccttCTTGGTCTTACTCCCTTTGTCTCTCACACATTTTGTTTACAATTTGCCCAGACCTTGTGAAAATGCATCAGGGTTTTGGCCAGATGAAGGTATGACTTGATAAGATGATGAAGAAGTGACTTTTATCCTCATCCTTGTTTTATGTGGTGTCATCCTCATACCTGTGCGTCCCTGACTTATGCGTATGTTGTTTTtctcctctgtgtgttttgGCAGGCAGTACAAGCCCAAGAGGACTGAGATTGTCATTGATTTTAATTCCATTAACCACCCTGGAATGCTGAACAGCGCGACCAAGTGAAAATGCAAACGGCTCAccttggggggggggctgcagAATGAGGCACGGAAGTAGAGGGATACTGATAAGATTGAAAGAGACTTTGATGCCTCTTTTCTGTATGTCTTCCTGCCCCCTGCTTTGTCCAAAGAAAAACTCAAGGATACCTCGACTTTGGCGTCTTTTGATATTTTGATTTAACTGGATATTCAAGGTAGTTTAATTTCACGCTTCGCCCTTTGTGGATGGCTGTGGCAGAAGGTCTTTCAATGCtgctttcacactttttttctcccttttgggTTTAGGCATACACAAGGACTCTGAGCACAGTCTTGAGTGTTTGATATGAAAATCTTCTGTGTTGTGAATCAGATCTTCTCATGGTTGTCTGCACAGGGGaacacagaaatgttttttttttttcctccttaaaACAAGGTTTGAGGATTAATCAAAGACACCTTGACATTCAGTTCACTTGATCTTTTAACATTCACATGGAAGCTGTCCAGTAAATCATTCTTTTTGAACCCATTTGCAGAAAGTAGCCACTGTAATAACTTAGCCTATGctctatttttattgtattttatcttttgaCACTCTTTGaaaatttaaatgtttaaaagtacAATTTTGCATTCAATAAAACTTTTGGA from Sander vitreus isolate 19-12246 chromosome 2, sanVit1, whole genome shotgun sequence includes the following:
- the dctd gene encoding deoxycytidylate deaminase isoform X2, which translates into the protein MEEIQPPMLGHLNGTTTKREDYLEWPEYFMAVAFLSAQRSKDPSSQVGACIVNQENKIVGIGYNGMPNGCDDDLLPWSRSADDRLDTKYPYVCHAEMNAIMNKNSADVKGCTMYVALFPCNDCAKLIIQSGIKEVVYLSDKYHDTPEMVASRRLLSMAGIQNRQYKPKRTEIVIDFNSINHPGMLNSATK
- the dctd gene encoding deoxycytidylate deaminase isoform X1 gives rise to the protein MEEIQPPMLGHLNGSTTTKREDYLEWPEYFMAVAFLSAQRSKDPSSQVGACIVNQENKIVGIGYNGMPNGCDDDLLPWSRSADDRLDTKYPYVCHAEMNAIMNKNSADVKGCTMYVALFPCNDCAKLIIQSGIKEVVYLSDKYHDTPEMVASRRLLSMAGIQNRQYKPKRTEIVIDFNSINHPGMLNSATK